The following nucleotide sequence is from Coffea eugenioides isolate CCC68of chromosome 10, Ceug_1.0, whole genome shotgun sequence.
actCAGCTCCCcccaattttagaaaattacatTGACCTCCCTTGCTTTTACTATTTAAGTAACATTATAGACCCATTAGGCTAGAATTATActtaaatatcctaaaatacccttatgcaatatcataacatcaaaagaaagtgaaaaaaaaggtttagtgatcaatttaaccaaaaaaaaaaaagtaacaaacACTTTTATCCAAATTTGCTATGCTTCCATGATAATTGTAAACCTAAAACCTCATCAACCGTTCAAGCAAACTCTAATTTAATTCTCAAATTCTATCAATTTTGGTATCACTAAAATCCCAAATGTTACCAAAATAGCACTCCAACTTAATCCCCAAAATCTATCAATTTTGGCATCATCAAAATCCCAAACTCTACTCGAATCATTTTACAAATAGACCATAACCACCACCACCAACTAAAATACCCTCAAAAGCTTCCCCCCCAAATTAACACTATATTTTGTCTATTAACTAATCTCACACCTCAAATTATGAACCCAACACCTATCGCATATCACCTTCCTTGAACAGAAGATCTGGCCAACCGCTATTGATGTCTATGCCAAGAGCAACCCCGTACTCCAATGGCATCAGGAACAGAGAAACTAATCTTTATGACAAACCACTACCAATACTtgtaaatcaaacaaaaatgaaGATATTAGATTCTAGTACGTAATAGACATAATAGCATAACCCAAAGTCAtccatttttctcttccaacCATAGCccattaattttatttttttcctctctaTCACAACCATCTTTATCATCTCCATCtaatttgaccatgaaatttcatttgctctatcaatttgtaattttggaaattttgattctttaataTATGCAAATTATAATATGAGAAGAAATAAACAAGGGGGCTGATAGTTAAGTACTACGGAAAGAGAGAAATAGACAAGAAATAAACACTTCGAGTAGGTTTGCATGGTGGTGTAGTTGATGGGTGGAAGAGACTGTGGGGTTATAGGTAAAAAGGAGAGAATcataagagaaagaaaaaaaaatggagggaaagagaaaagaaactgCTATTAATTAAAGTAAGGTTGGGGATGATAACGAATTGTTGTAggtttttatattttcttttacttttggtttggtttttATATTCCACATATGTGGTAAATTATCTATTAAGTAGAGGGTATTGTAGTCATTTTATTGAACCgagggaggttagtgtaattttctaaaattgggGGGAGctaagtgaaattgtcagaaacctcaagggtggtttctgaaattattccttGTCAAAAAGATGATAACAATTGTTGTAggtttttatattttcttttacttttggtttggtttttATATTCCACATATGTGGTAAATTATCTATTAAGTAGAGGGTATTGTAGTCATTTTATTAAACCgagggaggttagtgtaattttctaaaattaggGGGAGctaagtgaaattgtcagaaacctcaagggtggtttctgaaattattccttGTCAAAAAGATGAGAATCCACAGATACCCAAATTAATGGTTCTCACGTGCGCGTATGGGATTCATTGCAGTGTACACTAGTATACTccttcaaaatatatatatatatatatatgtacacacTAGCATACGACAACTATGGAAAAGTTTGGCATTTGATTAAAAGTAATTACGCACCATTTGATGAATTAGTGTTATAATAAGGGCTAATTTCTCAGAAtatacatataaaaaaaaacatccGCCAAATGAAGCTCTGACATGGAGTGTTTCTAAGCTATACTTGTCGTACTGAGTCAGCACGACAGCAAAATAAATTCTCCATTCCCAATCTAACAGGAAAAAGTCAGTCAGCAGCTGCAAAATTTTTAGTGAGGGTCAGAAGATGTCAGCTGATGCACGGCCGCGACTGACATCTTTTGACTCAAGAGTCGCTGTCGTGCACAGTCAGCACGAGATTTAAGTATGTGTGTGTAGGATTTAAGGTCTTCAGGATTTACCCAGAAGTCAGCAATTGCCTTTTGAGTAAACCTGTGGAATTATCTTAGATTTTGGGTGTGTGTTTATTATTTACTATTGAAAGAAAAGGGGAGAAGGGGAATGTAACTGTGGGAAAATATTGCTTAGAATGGGGTGGGGTATAGGGAAGACATCTTCAAAGAGGAGACAAATCGTCACAATCACAGTCAACTGATTGTTCAAgtgcaaagaagaaaaataaaccTTAACCCTAAAGACCAATTCGTGGCGGCCGAACTATTCTGTATAAAGAAGTTACTAAAACAACAGGATTAAGCATAATCAAATAGATAGATATACACTCGCACTAATGCCCTCCTACGTTAAAATACTTTCCCaatttaattttacttttaaaaaattttcaatgagCTACTAATTAAATACGATCCAAATACAATTGACCAATTTATTATTGATAAACACAACACGTCAATACTTCTCAATCAGTCGTCTACTTGCATCCAATCACGAGCTCTCGCCGGCTCGATCACTCCGCGCATATTTAATCAGTAAATTAGCTTTGGAATCtaagaaatttattttcttgaaaacaaatATGAACAAGTCAGAATTTGCGAATCTGATAACGACTAGTCAGCAGGCTTTTTctataatcatttttttttgttcggGGCTCCGTTCTTATCCTCGAATAGGCATAGCGTGAATAATCTGCCAGTGGTggtcctttttttcatttttcattttttaagaaTTAAATGAAATAGTACTTATTTGGAAAGGACAAACATTGACTTGTTTATCTCAAACGTAGAAAAATATCGAAAACTTGAataaacttttttcttttcaattcataATTGGGAAAATCAACGatcatgagaaaaaaaaaaattttcaaacttgattgaaaaaaatttttggcaaaatttgtACTTTGATTAATTATGGGAAAATCAGCTTTACAAAGGGGATCTTCCCCTATTGATTACATCAACAATCATATCTAATGATTGATCAAAAGAATCATTATACACATCCTAAGATACACAGCAATACAAAAAGAATTTCTGTAGAGTAACTCAACCACACAACCAATCCGGATGTAAATCCCCAATCCAACATCAGCTGCCAATTTTCCTGAGTTCATGATAAATACAGTTAGTTTTCTTAATGCGTTAAAAAACTGCACTTACCCCCCAGGACGAGTAATGACTTTCATAAAGTAATCTACTTTTATATGCTAAAATGGttttaataaaaaagaaagaaaaaaaaaatacaagtcTTCTTAAATCCAGTTGATGTTTAAGTTTTTTAGTACCCCTTTTTCTTGAATTCTCGTATTTCATCTGCTAATGGAAGTAATTAACAGATTTGTGCTCAATAGAGAAACGCAATCATTTGCgcagtttatttattttgtacACGTATTTCCTTCATTTGTCAATTCAACTGACGTGCTAGTGGGCCTAATATCTTGTAGCCCTTCTAAATGCAGACAAATTTTGTTTatgttacttttcttttttaaaatcaaaagcagaaaaaagaaaaaacattttAGCTACTATTCTCGTgaaagaagtttttttttttttccttttttttttctgtagtAGTCTTATGACGGAAGATTGATTAATTattcttttcttgtctttttctgtAGTAATCTTTTGACGGAAGCTTGATTAATCACATGCGCAAGGACTTGACTATCACAGATTTCCTTTGAGTAAAACAATAAACTCGGTGTCCCGAAATAGCTAGACCTCTGTTTGATTTTGCATTGTGTTGTAGTTGACATCAATCGACCAATGACATTGGTTTGTGTGAATACAGAGGGTCGAAATTGAATCTCCTCTTGTGTCTTGCAGCAAAGCTAAGGGAGACTATTGACTGAAATCTAATGATACAACAAAAGATTATTTTTGTCTGGGGGCAAATTTGATACATAATCTAGAATATTTTTTGGCAGCATCAGTCTTTTTTTGAATCTGGTAGAGGAGGAGAATAGGCTAAGGAAGATAAAGTCCCCAATCGGGTTAGATTGACATAATCTTGAGGACCATGGTTTGATAATCCAGGAATTATCAAACCTACAGCCCGgaaaaatatctcaaaccaCCCTTCTCTAAACTCATTTCCTCTGGTGAAAGGGATAATGAAACTCCTTATCAACTCATAGACTGCGCTCATAAACTTTGGTAAAACCCATAGCAGCGAAAAGTAGTTCTTGTTTGGTTCCTCCTCCAGAATCTGGTTTTCAGTTCACAAAAGAGACGACAAATACGAAAATTGTTAGAATAATCCAGCTGTGAATCATAAGGCATATACTAAATAATATGAGGTGAaaatgaaatatatatatatatatatatatatatatatatatatatatatgcataccTGCCCTTTGTACGAGCTGTTGAAGTATAGACAAGGCCCAAAGTGCTTAAACAATAGGGTTTTGTCATCATATGGCAATCTTGGAACGATATCATTGTTATAAACATACCTACAATATTTCACATCATACAACCTAAGCTTCTCCTTCATGAAATTCCCAAATTTCTCATCCCCAACTCTAGGCTGCCCAAAACTGTAAACTCCTTCCATTCTATCCAACAGCCATTCCTCTTCATGCAAACTTAGTATAGCTGGAAATAAGATTGCCAATGCAGCTCCTAAGCTGTGCCCAGTGACCATGAACTTTGCTTTCCTATTTTCACTCAGTGATTTTCTCAGCTTTTCCCTTATTGCATAATAAGCATATTCTTTAGTGCCAGAGCCTTGATCAATTTGCTTAGGCCAACCCTTTTCCTTTTGCAGGCCTAAGGCTTTCATGAATCCAGCATGAAGCTTGCCTACATCTTCAAGATCATACCAAGAAAGGTCCAAATCCGTGAGCCAATCATCTGCATCAAATGGACTCGTCCCTCGAAATGCAACCACAATGAGATCCGGATCAACTTTCTTGTCTTGGAACATGATGGCCTGTGTTGTGTAAAATTGCTCGTAGTCTGAGTAAAAAAGTAGGGAAAAGTTAGGaatggaaaataaaaataaaaatctagGGAGCAATTTATTTTCCTGAACATGTTGTTTGGTTAAATAAGAAACATGACCTAAGAGTTTTGCATTtgatttctttaattcctggGTCAAGTGCTTGCCAGCTTATAGATAATGACTAAATAATCAGCTCATCCTCATTTCATTGTCCGTAGTATATGGCAATCTTAAAGTTTatataaagtttttttttttttaaaaagtttaattTTCGTAAAGCAACTAATGAATAATAATTGTCATTTTCATGGGATAATAAATAGCATTTCTCAAGGTGAGATGACTCACCCGGCCCCCACCCCTAAGCCCTTCATTTCCCTCCAAAGAAATTGAATAATCATTTAGACGTCAAGGTGATCTACTGCCAACAACCTCCACCCACTAAGCCACCTACTATTTGCtgataattatatatatatatgtatttccGGTTTGCCGTGTTTAGGCAAAGTCTAGGAAGCTTGTCGTGTATAATACTCGTATTTGCAATTTTAAATGCATTATTGGAGTAGACAAAACAAGGTCAATGACAATGAATGGCAAGAGTAAGAGAAAACTTTCAGATGAGGAGGAGAAATCAGTGATCACTTACCGTTCCAAAAGTTGAAGTAGCCCAAGAATTCCATCtgcaaaataaaaattggaaaagcaATCAATTTGATTGATCAGGAGTCAGGACCATGATACATGggatttagaaaaaaaaaaaaaattatgagtTTAGGAAATCTTGGACAAGCCATGTCCTGAAATTAATTACCTGCCATCGATCTCTGAATACAGTAGTTATAAAGGCTTCATTCTCGTAGGACAATTTTGCGGCCATTACAGATAAGGCTGCACCATACCTCTCGTCATTTGCTCCAATTCTGCTGTCTAAGTCCCATCGTTTGTCCAGATTTCCTATGGCCGACGTGAAAGTTGCAGACAGCCTATCTGGCCTCACCACCTTTCCTGCAAGCAATTAGACCACATTTTGATTATCTCACATCAATTTAACTAAACTAAGCAATTCCCTCAATTAGGCATACTGTGTCACATAAGCTTTCAAATAGGACCATCATCTTCCCCATAAGCTGACTTTTTCTTTCAATCTTCGTATGGCCTAAATCTTAATCGTTTCAAACGTGATACAGACCTATCCACTAAGTAGAAGATAGCTACTAATCAAAGGAAGTAGATGAATACCATAGTTTACAAGATATgatataatttatttcaacaagACTTCTAACTCAAGAACCGACGAAATTGTCCCCCCTATTCGCTTAGCGAAATTGGGCTTGCATGCATGCACTAGCAGTTAGAAATACGAACTCAACCTAGCTAAATCACATTCTGATTTAAAGACCATCCAAAAGTACAAggcactatatatatatatatcgatGACTGCTTCCGGCAAGAATGACAAAAGTTCTCGGGTATAAAATCGAACTTGAAGCTATAAAGAAAATAAGAACCTGAAAGAAAATTCAAGATGAGGCGGCCAAAGCCACCATTGGCGGTTGGATAATTCAGCCACTGCTCTATGTAATATCCAATGTTGGCCATGGGTTTTTTCCCCTTGAGGAGGATCTTCTGACCAACAACAGAGACAAACACGAGCCATCGGTCGGGGAAGCCTCCTAACCTGTCAGCTATCGGGGTATCGAAGAAATCCCTCTTCTCTAATTCCGATGAATAGAAGATGCGAAGCAGATCCCAAAATCCCGCTTCTTTTGGATTCAGCAGCAGATAATCTTGgcagaaattttctttagaagCCATGGCTAGCTTAAATAGAAGCTGTGGTTGATGAATGAATTGAGTTGATTGATCAGTTTTGACGTTAAAGTTTCAGCTTTGAACTTAAATTGCTATGTATTAGCTGTATAATAAAGTTTGAGCACACTATCCAATA
It contains:
- the LOC113750065 gene encoding uncharacterized protein LOC113750065, giving the protein MASKENFCQDYLLLNPKEAGFWDLLRIFYSSELEKRDFFDTPIADRLGGFPDRWLVFVSVVGQKILLKGKKPMANIGYYIEQWLNYPTANGGFGRLILNFLSGKVVRPDRLSATFTSAIGNLDKRWDLDSRIGANDERYGAALSVMAAKLSYENEAFITTVFRDRWQMEFLGYFNFWNDYEQFYTTQAIMFQDKKVDPDLIVVAFRGTSPFDADDWLTDLDLSWYDLEDVGKLHAGFMKALGLQKEKGWPKQIDQGSGTKEYAYYAIREKLRKSLSENRKAKFMVTGHSLGAALAILFPAILSLHEEEWLLDRMEGVYSFGQPRVGDEKFGNFMKEKLRLYDVKYCRYVYNNDIVPRLPYDDKTLLFKHFGPCLYFNSSYKGQILEEEPNKNYFSLLWVLPKFMSAVYELIRSFIIPFTRGNEFREGWFEIFFRAVGLIIPGLSNHGPQDYVNLTRLGTLSSLAYSPPLPDSKKD